A region from the Flavobacteriales bacterium genome encodes:
- a CDS encoding AMP-binding protein, with product MRFDIVTGTFEDTDREPGKLAVIGSDRALTWNELQAEVGEWTSRLKSLDLPAGHLVLVHGHKRAEMVVAMLACIALDLPYIPLDIVVPLDRIERISKLTGSQVLLNCTGAATEINAAIVLEQAQVSKRAQCTFGADLLPRPHDPIRYIIFTSGSTGEPKGVQITREAAASFLRWMTGDFGFTPDDVFVNQAPFSFDLSVYELFTALHTGATLLLNDAPTCKDSSQFLDRVRRYGGSVWVSTPTFAYLYLTEPKFIAAEVPMLRSFLFCGEALPKMTAQRLLDRFPTARVLNTYGPTEATVATTLIDVTREVLGRYADMPVGVPKPEGTVRTVPTGTKDEPGEIEILGPHVSIGYFNNEVLNAEKFFIEDGARGFRTGDYGYFLDGILFFNGRRDEQVKLNGFRIELGDITAQMLAVPGVADAIAVPLKNGDTVKRIVGFIRPGGGVVQEELRGMVLAHLKRTLPEYMVPGDIAFVEAFPVNASHKTDRKALIEQYLKRR from the coding sequence CGTCATCGGCAGCGACCGCGCCTTGACCTGGAACGAACTACAGGCTGAAGTGGGGGAGTGGACTTCGCGGCTGAAGTCGCTTGATCTACCCGCGGGACATCTGGTGCTCGTGCACGGCCACAAACGTGCGGAGATGGTAGTGGCCATGCTTGCGTGCATTGCGCTTGACCTTCCGTACATCCCGCTGGACATCGTGGTCCCGCTCGATCGCATTGAACGCATCAGCAAGCTGACTGGCTCACAAGTGCTTCTCAATTGCACAGGCGCAGCGACGGAAATCAATGCAGCCATAGTGCTCGAGCAAGCGCAGGTCTCAAAACGGGCCCAATGCACGTTCGGTGCGGATCTACTTCCGCGTCCGCACGACCCCATCCGCTACATCATCTTCACCAGCGGCAGCACGGGCGAGCCGAAGGGCGTGCAGATCACCCGTGAAGCGGCTGCATCATTCCTGCGCTGGATGACGGGCGACTTCGGTTTCACCCCTGATGACGTCTTCGTGAACCAAGCACCGTTCAGCTTCGACCTGAGCGTGTACGAACTGTTCACCGCCTTGCACACCGGCGCCACGTTGCTCCTCAACGATGCCCCGACCTGCAAGGATTCCTCGCAGTTCCTCGATCGCGTGCGCCGGTACGGCGGAAGTGTGTGGGTGAGCACTCCCACGTTCGCCTACCTCTACCTCACCGAGCCCAAGTTCATTGCTGCGGAAGTCCCAATGCTGCGGTCATTCCTCTTCTGCGGCGAAGCGCTTCCGAAGATGACCGCGCAGCGATTGCTCGATCGCTTTCCAACGGCCCGGGTCCTCAATACCTACGGACCGACCGAGGCAACGGTGGCCACCACGCTCATCGACGTAACGCGCGAAGTGCTTGGACGCTATGCCGACATGCCGGTAGGTGTGCCGAAACCGGAAGGAACCGTGCGCACTGTTCCGACGGGGACAAAAGATGAACCTGGAGAGATCGAGATCCTCGGTCCGCATGTGAGCATTGGCTACTTCAACAACGAAGTGCTCAATGCCGAGAAGTTCTTCATCGAGGATGGTGCACGCGGGTTCCGTACCGGCGACTACGGCTACTTCCTGGACGGCATCCTGTTCTTCAACGGCCGCCGCGACGAGCAGGTGAAGTTGAACGGCTTCCGCATAGAGCTTGGCGACATCACAGCCCAGATGCTGGCCGTGCCGGGCGTGGCCGACGCCATTGCGGTGCCGCTTAAGAACGGCGATACTGTGAAACGCATCGTGGGTTTCATCCGGCCGGGCGGGGGTGTAGTGCAAGAGGAACTGCGCGGTATGGTACTGGCGCACCTGAAGCGCACGTTGCCCGAGTACATGGTGCCGGGCGATATCGCCTTCGTGGAAGCCTTCCCAGTGAACGCTAGCCACAAGACCGATCGCAAAGCGCTGATCGAACAGTACTTGAAGCGGCGCTAA